ACGTTATCCAAAGCTACTTTTGGTCCAAAATTTTTGGTTAGGTTTCTGCATTCCAATAAGGTATTTGTCATTTCTCTAATTCCTCCTTTACAATTGCTAAAATAGATAATATTTCTTCATAGTCTAATCCTAATTCTGTCATTTTTGATAAAAAAACCTGCGCATGCTCCTTGGCCAGTCTGTTTTTTGTTTGGTTAACCACATTTACATCATCAGTTACGAATCTTCCGCTTGTACGGCTTGTATACAACAGTCCGTTTTCTTCAAGCATTGCAAGAGCTCTCTGCATCGTGTTGGGATTTACAGAAGCCTCCTGTGCGAGGTCTCGAACTGATGGCAATTTTGAGCCAAGGGGATAGATACCTGAACATATTTTTATCTCTATCTGCTCAATTAACTGTGCGTAGATTGGCCTGTCAGATTTTAAATCCCAAGGCATTTAACAACCTCCCTGTATAAAAAAAATTGTATTATTGTATTAATAACTTAATACAATAATACAAGAGAATTTATTTTTTGTCAATAGCGAAGTTGCAAATTATTAGCTGGAGAGTATGGGAGTTAAACTATACACTTGAATATAATATTTTGAACAGTTAAACTATTAAATATAATACATATAGAAAAATTGAATATAGCATAATAATTGAACAAAGAAGGAGTTCTCATGAAACGGTATAAAATTACAATACTTGGTGACATTATGTCAGAACCTTCCCTGTTGCAGCAGGCAAAAACTGAAACCGGTTATGATTACCATTTTGTTTTTCAGCCACTGAAAGGGCTGCTTTCCGAAGCGGACTATGTCATTGGCAATCTGGAAACCCCGTTTGCCGGTGAAGAAGCAGGCTATACAAACAGCCTTGTTTCATTTAATACCCCGGATGCTTTGGCTGAAGCCATGAAGGATGCAGGTCTGGACATGGTAACTACTGCAAACAATCACTGCCTTGACCGTGGATTTGAAGGTCTGGAACGTACATTGACTACACTGGATAGAATCGGTCTTGCCCATACCGGTACGTATGCGAAAAGCGGTACAAAGGATAGAATCCATTATTTCACCCTAGGTAACACCACTCTGGCTGCAATTTCCTATACATACGGCACCAATTACGCCATCAATGGTGTTGCACCGGATGGTGAACAGGAAAATTGTATAAACTATCTGCGACACTACAATGCTCCTGGCATGTCAGCACCGTTGCCGGAAACCTTTCTGGCTACCCGAAAGCTGGTGGAAGAGTTTGCCGGAAGAACACTTAACTGGGAGGAAACACTTCGCTTAAAGCTCGCTATGAAGGTTCCTGTTCCTTATGCAGACGATATTTTTGATCCGGAGGATTCTGCTATATATTTAGAAAAAGTCGAAGCAGACTACCGTGAAGCACGTAATCATGCAGATCTTGTATTTTTCTTTCCGCATATCGGCGGCCAATTTAACACTAAACCAGGGCGTTTTTCAGTTTATATTATCGATTGGTGCAGAAAACTAGGTTTTGACGGAATCTTTGCTGCCCATTCCCACACCACGCAGAAGGCAGAGATACAAAACAATGTTCCCTGCTTTTATTGTCTCGGTAATGTTAGCATGTCTCCATGTTCAATCTATTCAGTTGCAGAAACCTTGCCCCAGTATGGACTTGCCGCCCATGTGTATGTAGAGAATAAACAGCTTGTAAAAACCACTTTTTCCATATTAAAAATTGTGGAGGATACCCATACACCATTGACAGTAGTTCCTGTGGACGAACTTTATGCAACACTGACAGACGGGACTGAGAAGGCAACCCTTATAGCTGAGGTCAGTGCTGTATATGAACGCGTTACCGGACGCAAAGCCGGACAGAATGTTATCTGCAGAGAATACGACTTATAACTGCTATGACTTTTTACTGCAGAGAAAGAGATATTAAGAAGGAGACACATATGACATTAAAAGAAAGAGCCATAGAAATAAGCAAAATATTTGATAAATTATACCCGGAAGCAGGCTGTACCCTGAATTATGAAGATCCCATTCAGCTTTTAATATCTACTCAGCTGGCTGCCCAGTGCACAGATGAAAGGGTTAATATTGTAACCGCAACTTTATTCAAAAAATATAAAGACGTATATGATTTTGCAAAAGCCGATG
The DNA window shown above is from Clostridiaceae bacterium and carries:
- a CDS encoding GntR family transcriptional regulator, coding for MPWDLKSDRPIYAQLIEQIEIKICSGIYPLGSKLPSVRDLAQEASVNPNTMQRALAMLEENGLLYTSRTSGRFVTDDVNVVNQTKNRLAKEHAQVFLSKMTELGLDYEEILSILAIVKEELEK
- a CDS encoding CapA family protein — translated: MKRYKITILGDIMSEPSLLQQAKTETGYDYHFVFQPLKGLLSEADYVIGNLETPFAGEEAGYTNSLVSFNTPDALAEAMKDAGLDMVTTANNHCLDRGFEGLERTLTTLDRIGLAHTGTYAKSGTKDRIHYFTLGNTTLAAISYTYGTNYAINGVAPDGEQENCINYLRHYNAPGMSAPLPETFLATRKLVEEFAGRTLNWEETLRLKLAMKVPVPYADDIFDPEDSAIYLEKVEADYREARNHADLVFFFPHIGGQFNTKPGRFSVYIIDWCRKLGFDGIFAAHSHTTQKAEIQNNVPCFYCLGNVSMSPCSIYSVAETLPQYGLAAHVYVENKQLVKTTFSILKIVEDTHTPLTVVPVDELYATLTDGTEKATLIAEVSAVYERVTGRKAGQNVICREYDL